In one Henriciella litoralis genomic region, the following are encoded:
- the edd gene encoding phosphogluconate dehydratase produces MSDLHPKIAEVTARIENRSKETRAAYLDLIASRKPEGFAREKLADGNLAHASAGCAVIDKTQLLGASWPNIGIITAYNDMLSAHAPYEHYPEIIRDAARKVNATAQVAGGVPAMCDGVTQGQEGMELSLFSRDVIALASAVSLSHDMFDGALHLGICDKIVPGLMIAALRFGWLPHVFVPGGPMPSGLPNPEKQRIRQEYALGKVDRAALLKAESESYHSPGTCTFYGTANSNQMLMEVMGLHLPGAAFENPGTPLREALTRASVEQVVGLTVKRDYTPMGEMIDAKSWVNALVGLMATGGSTNHALHIPAMAAASGYQIELEDFSDISEITPLLCRIYPNGPADVNHFQAAGGMSFVMNELLKAGLLNAEARGVMGSIADHAREPWLDDGKLAFRAPAEESGDLDIVRPVSDPFQAEGGLRMLDGPLGRGVIKVSSVKPDRRVIEAPARVFDSQEALKEAFKTGELDRDVVAVVRFQGPAANGMPELHALSPALGALQDKGFRVALVTDGRMSGASGKIPAAIHVGPEAARGGPLARVQDGDVIRLDADTGRLDIDVDPSVFSAREPAQFRPNLRGQGLGRELFSAFRDNAGRPESGGSLFEFFLPGPGAGIG; encoded by the coding sequence ATGAGCGATCTTCACCCAAAAATCGCAGAGGTCACAGCGCGGATCGAAAACCGGTCCAAGGAGACCCGTGCCGCCTATCTTGATCTCATCGCCTCGCGAAAGCCGGAGGGCTTTGCGCGTGAGAAGCTCGCCGACGGCAATCTCGCGCATGCCTCGGCCGGGTGTGCTGTCATCGACAAGACCCAGCTTCTGGGCGCGTCATGGCCGAATATCGGCATCATCACCGCCTATAATGACATGCTCTCGGCGCATGCGCCCTATGAGCATTACCCTGAGATCATCCGCGATGCCGCACGCAAGGTGAACGCGACCGCGCAGGTCGCGGGCGGCGTTCCGGCCATGTGTGATGGCGTCACCCAGGGCCAGGAAGGCATGGAGCTGTCGCTCTTTTCGCGTGATGTGATCGCGCTGGCCTCGGCCGTCTCGCTGAGCCACGACATGTTCGATGGTGCGCTGCATCTTGGCATCTGTGACAAGATCGTGCCGGGTCTGATGATCGCGGCTTTGCGCTTTGGTTGGCTGCCGCATGTCTTCGTACCGGGCGGGCCTATGCCATCGGGCCTGCCAAACCCGGAAAAGCAACGCATCCGACAGGAATACGCGCTCGGCAAGGTCGACCGTGCAGCGCTGCTCAAGGCCGAATCCGAGAGCTATCATAGCCCTGGCACCTGCACCTTTTATGGCACGGCAAATTCGAACCAGATGCTGATGGAGGTGATGGGGCTTCACCTGCCAGGTGCGGCCTTTGAAAACCCGGGCACGCCGCTGCGCGAAGCCCTGACCCGGGCCTCGGTCGAGCAAGTCGTCGGTCTCACTGTGAAGCGCGACTACACGCCGATGGGCGAGATGATCGATGCGAAAAGCTGGGTCAATGCGCTGGTCGGCCTGATGGCAACCGGTGGCTCGACCAATCATGCACTCCACATTCCTGCGATGGCGGCAGCTTCGGGCTATCAGATTGAACTTGAAGACTTTTCCGACATTAGCGAGATCACCCCGCTTCTTTGCCGGATCTATCCGAACGGCCCAGCCGATGTGAACCATTTCCAGGCCGCCGGCGGCATGAGCTTCGTCATGAACGAGCTGCTGAAAGCAGGCCTCCTCAATGCGGAGGCGCGCGGCGTGATGGGCTCGATTGCAGACCATGCGCGCGAGCCATGGCTGGACGATGGCAAGCTTGCCTTCCGCGCGCCCGCAGAAGAAAGCGGCGATCTCGATATCGTGCGCCCCGTGTCTGATCCGTTTCAGGCGGAAGGTGGTCTACGCATGCTGGACGGTCCGCTTGGGCGCGGCGTTATCAAGGTGTCTTCGGTCAAGCCGGACCGGCGCGTTATCGAGGCGCCCGCTCGCGTGTTCGACAGCCAGGAGGCGCTGAAAGAGGCGTTCAAGACCGGCGAGCTGGATCGCGATGTCGTCGCTGTTGTGCGGTTTCAGGGCCCGGCAGCCAATGGCATGCCAGAGCTGCATGCCCTGTCGCCAGCGCTCGGCGCGCTGCAGGATAAGGGCTTCCGTGTGGCGCTGGTCACCGATGGACGGATGTCCGGCGCGAGCGGCAAGATCCCTGCGGCGATCCATGTCGGCCCAGAGGCAGCGCGCGGCGGGCCACTGGCGCGCGTTCAGGACGGGGATGTCATCCGGCTGGATGCTGACACCGGGCGACTGGATATAGACGTCGACCCATCCGTGTTCAGCGCGCGTGAGCCGGCCCAGTTCAGGCCCAATCTGCGCGGTCAGGGCCTTGGACGCGAATTGTTCAGTGCGTTCCGTGACAATGCCGGTCGCCCGGAGAGTGGCGGCAGCCTGTTCGAGTTTTTCCTTCCCGGCCCAGGAGCAGGCATTGGTTGA
- a CDS encoding glucokinase has product MVETVLVGDIGGTNVRFAVARQGFAGHPVISDVSVMPGDDFADFDDALIAYCESLGDKKPTRALIALAGPVSDGHVKLTNRDWVVDAKRLEANCGLETVRLVNDYAAMARSIPELPDSHFKLLHDGEQEAGGRQPILVSGPGTGLGMATLLPVGQSGWRVVTGEGGHAAFAPATPREWALYEALKDKHGYVSSELVLSGSGLNEVHKALCRIDGVAWQEIPPAEMLKRAREGDQICNDICEIRARGTLYALGDAALMNGTKGGVVITGGVAERLADWLEAPAALERFFQRGPMSAYMKPITIRLLLAGEAALVGAAALYFDEVSLQ; this is encoded by the coding sequence TTGGTTGAGACTGTTCTCGTCGGCGATATTGGTGGCACGAATGTGCGCTTCGCAGTCGCGCGGCAAGGCTTTGCCGGTCATCCGGTGATATCTGACGTGTCCGTGATGCCGGGCGACGATTTTGCTGACTTTGACGATGCGCTCATCGCCTATTGCGAAAGCCTCGGCGACAAGAAGCCCACCCGCGCGCTCATTGCGCTTGCTGGACCGGTCAGCGACGGTCACGTCAAGCTGACCAATCGCGACTGGGTCGTTGATGCTAAGCGGCTCGAAGCCAATTGCGGGCTGGAGACAGTTCGGCTCGTCAACGATTACGCGGCGATGGCGCGCTCGATTCCTGAGCTGCCGGATAGTCACTTCAAACTTCTGCACGATGGCGAACAGGAGGCTGGCGGGCGCCAGCCCATTCTTGTGTCCGGGCCAGGAACGGGGCTCGGCATGGCGACGCTTCTGCCGGTCGGGCAAAGCGGATGGCGCGTTGTGACAGGGGAGGGCGGCCATGCGGCGTTCGCCCCGGCAACCCCCCGCGAATGGGCGCTCTATGAAGCGCTGAAAGACAAGCATGGTTACGTCTCGAGTGAATTGGTGCTGTCCGGGTCCGGACTAAACGAGGTTCACAAGGCCCTTTGCCGGATCGACGGTGTGGCGTGGCAGGAAATTCCGCCGGCCGAGATGCTGAAACGGGCGCGCGAGGGCGACCAGATCTGCAATGACATCTGTGAGATACGCGCGCGCGGTACGCTCTATGCGCTCGGCGATGCGGCCCTGATGAATGGCACCAAAGGCGGCGTGGTCATTACCGGCGGGGTGGCCGAACGTCTGGCAGACTGGCTTGAAGCCCCCGCTGCGCTGGAGCGGTTCTTCCAGCGTGGACCGATGAGTGCCTATATGAAGCCAATCACTATTCGTCTTCTATTGGCGGGTGAAGCAGCATTGGTCGGTGCGGCCGCTCTATATTTTGATGAGGTGAGCTTACAATGA
- the eda gene encoding bifunctional 4-hydroxy-2-oxoglutarate aldolase/2-dehydro-3-deoxy-phosphogluconate aldolase translates to MKTMTAFRRAIDKAPIVPVLTVQDVAYAAPLADALIKGGLTSVEVTLRTPAALEVIRIMGDMDNDLLVGAGTIISEGDVDAALKAGSDFLVTPGTSPLLLEALSNHDGVILPGISSASEAMARFDEGYGVMKFFPAEASGGASFLKSLAGPLPHMDFMPTGGITPKNAADYLALPNVIAIGGSWIATPADMANGDWDAITDKARDAVRIGRDKG, encoded by the coding sequence ATGAAAACAATGACTGCGTTCCGGCGCGCCATCGACAAGGCTCCCATTGTTCCGGTTCTCACCGTGCAGGATGTGGCATACGCCGCGCCGCTGGCAGACGCGCTTATCAAGGGCGGCCTGACCTCGGTTGAGGTTACATTGCGCACGCCGGCGGCTCTGGAGGTCATTCGCATCATGGGCGACATGGACAATGATCTGCTTGTTGGTGCGGGTACGATCATTTCTGAAGGCGATGTCGATGCGGCGTTGAAAGCCGGATCGGACTTTCTGGTGACGCCGGGCACATCACCCCTGCTGCTGGAGGCGCTCAGCAATCATGACGGTGTTATCCTGCCGGGTATTTCCTCGGCGAGCGAAGCCATGGCGCGCTTCGATGAGGGCTATGGCGTCATGAAGTTCTTCCCTGCAGAGGCATCCGGTGGCGCGTCTTTCCTGAAATCGCTTGCCGGGCCGTTGCCGCATATGGACTTTATGCCGACGGGGGGGATCACACCAAAGAACGCGGCAGACTATCTCGCCCTGCCAAATGTAATTGCGATTGGTGGCTCATGGATCGCGACGCCAGCCGACATGGCAAACGGGGATTGGGACGCCATCACCGACAAGGCGAGAGATGCTGTCCGCATCGGACGCGACAAAGGCTAG
- the zwf gene encoding glucose-6-phosphate dehydrogenase, with the protein MAKFIPVDTFDLVIFGGTGDLSQRKLLPALYHRFLDGQIPEDSRLVAASRSTMSNKAFREFALEACKNFTGETVEPEDWAKFEKMLSYISMDATDPDADWDKLKAQLVDDDRPTIFYLAVTPKIYVPICEALGKAGLSKGDARVVLEKPIGTDLESARAINAGVGAVFREDHIYRIDHYLGKETVQNLLVLRFGNTLFEPLWNRTAIDHIQITVSEDVGVGDRAGYYDSAGAVRDMLQNHLLQLLCLIAMEPPNSVTADEIRTEKIKVLNALRPVEAKCAAQETVRAQYGPGTVDGKQVKGYLEELDNQDSKTETFVAIKAWVDNWRWARVPFYLRTGKRMRSRHSEIVVQFREAPHAMFGEEQAHSNRLIIRLQPDEGVQLYVQIKEPGPGGLRVQSLPLNLSYAESFQLRYPDAYERLLMDVVRGNLSLFMRREEVEEAWEWVDGLLDAWQDAKVPVYTYSAGLEDGPVEARMLLRQDERDWWSNGK; encoded by the coding sequence ATGGCCAAATTTATACCTGTAGATACGTTCGACCTTGTCATTTTCGGAGGGACGGGCGACCTCAGTCAGCGCAAGCTGCTTCCGGCCCTGTACCACCGTTTTCTTGACGGGCAGATCCCTGAAGATTCAAGGCTCGTAGCCGCCTCGCGCAGCACGATGTCGAACAAGGCGTTTCGCGAGTTTGCGCTTGAGGCCTGTAAGAATTTCACGGGCGAAACCGTTGAGCCGGAGGACTGGGCCAAGTTCGAGAAGATGCTGTCCTATATCAGCATGGACGCAACAGACCCGGACGCCGACTGGGATAAGCTCAAGGCCCAGCTCGTCGATGATGATCGGCCCACCATCTTCTATCTGGCAGTGACGCCTAAAATCTACGTTCCTATTTGCGAGGCGCTTGGCAAGGCGGGCCTGTCGAAGGGCGATGCGCGCGTCGTGCTGGAAAAGCCGATCGGGACTGATCTAGAGTCCGCGCGCGCCATCAATGCGGGCGTCGGCGCCGTTTTCCGCGAAGACCATATCTACCGGATCGATCATTATCTCGGCAAAGAGACCGTCCAGAACCTGTTGGTGCTGCGCTTTGGAAACACTCTGTTCGAACCGCTCTGGAACCGCACAGCCATCGACCACATCCAGATCACCGTGTCTGAGGATGTCGGCGTCGGTGATCGCGCGGGCTATTACGACAGCGCAGGCGCCGTGCGGGACATGTTGCAGAACCATCTGCTACAACTGCTTTGCCTCATCGCGATGGAGCCGCCAAATTCGGTGACCGCCGATGAGATCCGGACGGAAAAGATCAAGGTACTGAATGCGCTTCGGCCGGTTGAGGCGAAATGCGCGGCGCAGGAAACCGTGCGCGCGCAATACGGGCCGGGCACCGTCGATGGCAAGCAGGTCAAAGGCTATCTCGAAGAGCTCGACAATCAGGACAGCAAGACCGAGACCTTCGTCGCGATCAAGGCATGGGTGGATAATTGGCGCTGGGCGCGCGTACCGTTCTATCTTCGGACCGGCAAGCGCATGCGGTCTCGTCACTCAGAGATCGTGGTGCAGTTCCGTGAGGCGCCACACGCCATGTTTGGCGAGGAGCAAGCCCATTCTAACCGGCTGATCATCCGGCTGCAGCCCGATGAGGGCGTGCAGCTCTATGTGCAGATCAAAGAACCCGGACCGGGCGGCCTCCGCGTTCAGTCTCTACCGTTGAACCTGTCCTACGCAGAGTCCTTTCAGCTGAGATATCCGGACGCCTATGAGCGTCTTCTGATGGATGTCGTGCGCGGCAACCTCTCCCTCTTCATGCGGCGCGAAGAGGTCGAGGAAGCTTGGGAATGGGTGGATGGTCTGCTGGACGCCTGGCAGGACGCAAAAGTGCCGGTCTACACGTATTCCGCAGGTCTCGAAGACGGCCCGGTTGAGGCCCGCATGTTGCTTCGCCAGGACGAACGCGATTGGTGGAGCAACGGCAAATGA